One segment of Brassica napus cultivar Da-Ae chromosome C3, Da-Ae, whole genome shotgun sequence DNA contains the following:
- the LOC125583415 gene encoding nucleolin 2-like: MTEIVKKLKKNSDLLEEENNNTPKEKVVDHECYFESEDADFKNRRTIFVLGFDCSFPRDEIKRTLIKHFSSCGEVSRVYIPFHCDTGSPMGFAFISMGNPDKALTLNGSYLEGMRLEVTMATKRSEYYGYTNHRGCQRCGIASAKRLAKRFYDRTRIRIPLVPSDF; the protein is encoded by the exons GAGAATAATAACACTCCAAAGGAAAAGGTGGTAGACCATGAGTGCTATTTCGAATCTGAAGATGCAGATTTTAAAAACCGGCGAACAATTTTTGTTCTGGGATTCGATTGTTCCTTTCCGAGGGATGAAATAAAGAGAACATTGATTAAACACTTCAGTTCTTGTGGAGAGGTCTCAAGGGTTTATATTCCTTTTCATTGTGATACTGGCTCTCCCATGGG tTTTGCCTTCATTAGTATGGGAAATCCAGACAAGGCTTTAACACTCAATGGAAGTTACTTGGAAGGGATGAGACTTGAGGTTACAATGGCTACAAAGAGAAGTGAATACTATGGCTATACCAACCATCGTGGCTGTCAACGTTGTGGTATTGCTTCAGCGAAGCGGTTGGCGAAACGCTTCTACGATCGTACCAGAATACGAATCCCGTTAG TGCCTAGCGATTTCTAG